From Draconibacterium halophilum, one genomic window encodes:
- a CDS encoding PSP1 domain-containing protein → MSCNGCSFNNNSTSTIAQGYDWLSDLPDTTDKSDIVEVKFKSTRKEYYKNVENLHLKRGDRIVVATSPGHDVGEVTLTGYLAEKQFKLRIKNPSRYNLNVVYRKASDNDIQTLNEARSREKATMIRAREAAKELGLEMKIGDVEFRGDNKKAIFYYLAEGRVDFRELIRVYAREFRIKVEMKQIGARQEAGLIGGIGSCGRELCCSSWRTDFSSISSDAALKQGLSPSAQKMAGACGKLKCCLLYELDAYIEAGNEFPRELLDLELESGIAKPFKTDFLKKEIWYGLAGSMGTTFNLSLKQVRDIIQKNKRGIKPELHTFSAQPKEQNKMEVTLDERLDRFDKKKPSRNKKRRNKKGGRNFENKNPQNKQNASDNSDTSKRPNKRRNNNPNRKRKQGFKGKKGAQTSNNAN, encoded by the coding sequence ATGAGTTGTAATGGATGTTCGTTTAACAATAATTCAACAAGTACAATAGCACAAGGATACGACTGGTTAAGTGACTTGCCAGACACCACCGATAAATCAGATATTGTTGAAGTTAAGTTTAAATCTACCCGAAAGGAATACTATAAAAATGTTGAAAATCTTCATTTAAAACGTGGAGATCGAATTGTTGTTGCCACCTCGCCGGGGCACGATGTAGGCGAGGTAACGTTAACCGGTTACCTGGCCGAAAAACAATTTAAGCTGCGGATTAAAAACCCGTCGCGTTACAATCTGAACGTGGTTTACCGCAAAGCTTCAGATAACGATATTCAAACATTGAATGAGGCACGAAGCCGCGAAAAAGCGACAATGATAAGGGCACGCGAGGCAGCAAAAGAGCTGGGCCTGGAAATGAAAATTGGCGATGTTGAATTTAGGGGCGACAACAAAAAAGCTATTTTCTACTACCTGGCAGAAGGTCGTGTAGATTTTAGGGAACTGATTAGAGTTTATGCCCGCGAGTTCCGCATTAAAGTGGAGATGAAACAAATTGGTGCCCGCCAGGAAGCCGGGTTGATTGGAGGAATTGGCTCTTGCGGTCGCGAGTTATGTTGCTCGAGCTGGCGAACCGATTTTTCAAGTATCTCGTCGGATGCAGCACTAAAACAGGGTTTATCGCCATCGGCACAAAAAATGGCCGGCGCCTGCGGAAAACTAAAATGTTGCCTACTTTACGAGTTGGATGCCTACATTGAAGCCGGAAACGAATTCCCCCGCGAATTGCTCGATCTGGAACTGGAGTCGGGAATTGCCAAGCCATTCAAGACCGATTTCCTGAAAAAAGAAATCTGGTATGGATTAGCAGGAAGCATGGGAACCACATTCAACTTATCGCTGAAACAGGTGCGCGATATTATTCAGAAAAATAAACGGGGAATTAAACCCGAACTCCATACGTTTAGTGCGCAGCCGAAAGAGCAAAACAAAATGGAAGTTACCCTTGACGAACGTCTGGATCGTTTCGATAAAAAGAAACCTTCGCGAAACAAGAAAAGACGCAACAAAAAGGGAGGCCGCAATTTCGAGAATAAGAATCCGCAAAACAAACAAAACGCTTCGGATAACAGCGATACGAGTAAAAGGCCAAACAAACGGAGAAATAACAATCCCAACAGAAAAAGGAAACAGGGATTTAAAGGCAAAAAAGGGGCGCAAACGTCGAATAATGCAAATTAA
- a CDS encoding O-methyltransferase translates to MDRQKALHQYILDHIDEEDPVLTELDRETNLKVLGARMISGHLQGQVLTMLAKMIRPKTVLELGTFTGYSAICLAKGLPDDGKLITIEMDDELETLARKYFGKAGVSHLIEQKIGAATDLIPSLDQSFDLVFIDADKREYVDYYQLLIDKMQSGAYLIADNTLWSGKVLGKPRHDDRQTIGIQEFNKLVKNDDRVEKVILPLRDGMTVIRKK, encoded by the coding sequence ATGGACAGGCAAAAGGCATTACATCAATATATTTTGGATCACATTGATGAGGAAGATCCGGTTTTAACCGAACTGGATCGCGAAACCAATTTGAAGGTGCTGGGTGCCCGTATGATTTCGGGACATTTGCAGGGGCAGGTATTAACGATGCTGGCAAAAATGATTCGACCCAAAACAGTTCTTGAACTGGGAACTTTTACCGGTTATTCGGCCATTTGCCTGGCTAAAGGATTGCCTGATGATGGCAAGCTAATTACCATTGAAATGGATGATGAACTGGAGACGCTGGCCCGGAAATATTTTGGAAAAGCCGGAGTGTCGCATTTAATTGAGCAAAAAATTGGCGCTGCAACAGATCTGATCCCCTCGCTCGATCAGTCGTTCGATCTGGTTTTTATTGATGCCGATAAGCGTGAGTATGTGGACTATTACCAGCTGCTTATCGACAAAATGCAATCGGGAGCTTATCTGATTGCCGACAACACACTGTGGAGCGGTAAAGTGCTGGGCAAGCCCCGGCACGATGATAGACAGACCATTGGTATTCAGGAATTTAATAAGCTGGTTAAAAACGACGATCGCGTAGAAAAAGTTATCCTTCCGCTACGCGATGGTATGACTGTTATCCGTAAGAAATAG
- a CDS encoding M16 family metallopeptidase gives MVDTDYLIHTLNNGIRIIHQKTDSPVGHLGILINTGSRDEKEDEHGLAHFIEHSVFKGTKKRKSFHVLSRIEGVGGELNAYTTKEETVLFATFLSEHYERTAELLNDILFNSTYPERELNREKEVVVEEINSYNDTPSELIFDEFEEQVFDGHPIARNILGTKEKLRSFNRDKIFNFIANNYHTDQMVISSVGNISFTALVKMLEKYFGGVEQRLRQLGRERFLDYRPQSKTIIKDTFQSHCVMGM, from the coding sequence ATGGTTGATACTGATTATCTGATACATACATTAAATAACGGCATTCGCATAATTCATCAGAAAACCGATTCCCCGGTGGGGCATCTGGGAATATTAATAAACACCGGATCGCGCGACGAAAAGGAAGATGAACACGGCCTGGCGCACTTTATCGAACACTCGGTTTTTAAGGGCACAAAAAAGCGTAAATCTTTTCATGTGTTAAGTCGTATCGAGGGTGTTGGTGGTGAGTTAAATGCCTACACCACAAAAGAAGAAACCGTGCTGTTTGCTACTTTTTTAAGCGAGCATTACGAGCGTACGGCAGAACTTTTAAACGACATCCTTTTTAACAGCACTTACCCTGAAAGGGAACTCAATCGCGAAAAAGAGGTAGTTGTTGAAGAAATAAATTCGTATAACGATACGCCATCGGAGTTGATCTTTGATGAATTTGAAGAGCAGGTGTTTGACGGCCATCCCATTGCGCGGAATATCTTAGGTACAAAAGAAAAGCTGCGTTCTTTTAACCGCGATAAGATTTTCAATTTTATTGCCAATAACTACCATACCGATCAGATGGTGATTAGCTCGGTGGGAAATATCAGTTTTACTGCTTTGGTGAAAATGCTGGAGAAGTATTTTGGCGGCGTGGAGCAACGCTTGCGGCAGTTGGGCCGAGAGCGATTCCTGGATTACCGGCCACAATCAAAAACCATCATTAAAGATACTTTTCAGTCGCACTGTGTGATGGGAATGTAG
- a CDS encoding M16 family metallopeptidase encodes MVLLNNVLGGNALNSRLNLAMRERRGMAYNVESSYTAYSDTGLFNVYFGTDKENLNKAVALVHKEFDLLRDKKMGAVQLSRAKKQLVGQIAISNESREDLMLTIGKSYMLFDKVDSLQVIFKKIEAITAEDIQEVANMVLDKNQMSTLIYK; translated from the coding sequence ATGGTTCTGCTTAATAATGTACTTGGCGGAAATGCACTCAACTCGCGGTTAAATCTGGCCATGCGCGAACGGCGCGGAATGGCCTACAACGTTGAGTCGTCGTACACCGCTTATTCCGATACCGGTTTGTTTAACGTGTATTTTGGCACCGATAAAGAGAACCTGAATAAGGCTGTGGCGCTGGTGCATAAAGAGTTTGATTTGCTGCGTGATAAAAAAATGGGCGCTGTTCAGTTAAGCAGGGCAAAAAAGCAGCTCGTTGGCCAGATTGCCATATCAAACGAAAGCCGCGAAGATTTGATGTTGACCATTGGGAAAAGTTATATGCTTTTTGATAAGGTTGATTCTTTGCAGGTGATCTTCAAAAAAATTGAAGCCATAACTGCCGAGGATATTCAGGAAGTGGCAAATATGGTACTGGACAAAAACCAGATGAGTACCTTGATTTATAAATAA